The genomic region agttccgGAGCGCATCCGCCGCGGGAAGATAGGCTCACGGCCAGGGATAACACACACGACCGAGGGCCGAAATGTATAACCCTCGCAAGACAAGTTACAAATTTCTGAGACGATTAAAAATGAACGTTTTCTGACAACAACTACCACTATGTCCCAAACCTATTAAATCCAAGGCCTAGGCCAAGACCAAGGCCAAGACCTACAAAACAGTAGATCCACCCTATGATATCAGTTATGGTATGTAGCACACTGTTTTTGGTATCTAATTAATACAGTAGTTTTGCACGTAGCCAAAAGTCTTTctctaaggttttttttttttgcccttgaAGTCATTTCATGACCACAAAGAGCGCGAAAACACCAGATATACATCGAAGTTCATCTAAAAGACTGAGTGAATTCTAAGACACAAAGCGAAGAAGGGATCCCTCCATATTGTCTTTTCAGCTGGACAATGTGTTACCTACATTAACCCCTAAAGCGCATTTCACTGACCAGTGAATAGGCCTGGGACTTCTTACAGATCCCGCTGATACAGGATGAGACCCCTTTCAGGCTTTTTTGATACACCTTATAGTGTCGTTTAGCCAAAAACAGGCTGCAGATTATATGTTGAACAGTCTCACACTcttaaagtaaaatgtaaaagaagTTGGGCCTAAACTCGGCTAAGTGCCTAACCATGAGAGCTATCCATGTGTCTAGTGGACAAAATATGGCTGATTAAAATGACTCTCACAACGCCACAGATCAGGTTTGTTTGAATTATTAAGGTTTATTCAACGTCAAACATTCAAATGGAAACATGACAGTAACACTTTGGCATCTTTTACAAACTTTGTACAAAACtaaattatttgaataaaaagtacttctgagtgttttttctttctatcgAATTAACAGtatcaaacaaatccaaatattggaaacaggaaacattTCAATATGAACATGTTCAACAAAAGTGCGAAACAGTCCCATAAAACGGAACTCAACATTGTTTCTTCTTCATGCAGGTCTACCAGGGCCGCCACACTGGCTCGGTGCTCTCCGGGCCCGCGCTCACACCAACCGGACTCGCGGCTTGCGACACGCCCGCAAACGAGGTCATGCCCTGCACCGGGGAGACCGCTGGCGGGGCCGAGCTCGCGTGCACAGGGCTCGCGCTGACAGCCACTGGAACTCCGGCATTAGCGTAGAGAGGGATCACCGGGGTCGTAGCGGACGCAAACGCTGGGTTAGGGATGAGAAAGGCGAACTGTCCGTCAGTGGCGGGCACCAGCTGGAATCCCCCGAACACTTTGGACGGCACCACTTCCGACGGGCTCAGTTTGGAGCTCACTGCAGAGGAGGGAACCTGCACGTTCAGAGGCTGCGCAAGGTGAGGATGCTGGGCTGGTGCAGTCGGCGGGTAATTCAACGCCATCATCTGTCCCAGACAGACGGATAGGTGGTTGAGAAGTCGCGAGCGCACCTCCGTGTTTACGCCTTCGCACGTGGACAGAAAGCGCGTCACCTCGTTCATGCACTCGCTGAATCCGGCGCGGTATTTGCTCAGGACAGCGGTGTCAGTTGACATGGCTGCTGAAGGGGAAAACATGAACTTTGAGTTGGATCGAAAAACGACACAGGAAAACCTGCGGCTTGAATAAAAATCCTTAAAGTGAGGCAGGATGTGAGGACTTTTTGAACTTACCAGTCATCTGAACTCGCTGCAAGTTCCTCAAGTGTTTCACCGTCATCTCGAGAATATCAGCTTTCTCCAATTTAGAGTGTCTCGAACTCTGTTgataaaaaaacccaacacgACAAAACCAATAAGTGCATGTTTGAATGATGTTACTTAATAATGCAAAATGTAGCCTATTGGTTTACACGAGTAAGACTTGCTTTTAGACTGAAACTTACATCTTTTTTAAGAGCATCAAGAATGAGAGTCTTGAGTTGGCCTAGGCTTTCGTTGATTCTTGCTCTGCGGCGTTTCTCCATGATTGGCTTTGAAGACTGCAGATGAGAAACATCATAAGTTTGCATGAcaacacattttattaatagcttagcaaataaacccataaattaaaaaaaaaaaataaatgcacatattAACAAATTTAGAAAGTGTTTCTGCATGCTTGCTTAGGCCATCTTAGCATACATGCCATTAGGGATGGCATCTTAACAACAAGCTACACATTTAACCTACTCTCttgacttatatatatatatatattaaatagtaTTTCGATTAATTTACCTTTCTATGCTCACTAGCATTCTTTGGTTTGTCCGGGGTGTGTGTTCCGCTTGCAGGAGCACCAGCAATCGGAGACGCTGTCTGTTTCTCCATAGTATCGGCTGGCATTATTGAAACTTTTGTCcgttgaaaaaaacaaaacaaaagttgtTATATTCCGTTGGAAGTGTTGAAAAAGAGCAGAATCGGGATGCTAAACGTGACCGAACTCTTGAGATGGTCACAGGGGGGGAGAGCACAAATCCCAGCTGCGATCACTTAAAAGTCGAGCTGTCATATGAGTACGCGCAAGGCGAGTCGAGTCTCCCTCTGCCACACGCCGGCGGTATTTATAGATAGCTCGCGTGCTCCCGGTTCGTGTGAAACCCTCTCTGCATTCTTTCCCACACTCGCCTCAGCCAATGGGCGCGCGGACTCACCCATTGGGCGCGGGTAGACCGCTGATTGGACAACACCCCCGCGGGCTGTCAGTCACGCGCTGCTCAATCAGCCCTGCAGGGACAAACAACAAAGCGGCGAGTGCAGTCTCTCTTCACAGTGAAGTGATAAGGGGAATCGGGGAAACGCCGCGGCCGCTTTCTAGCTTCCCCTTTTCTTCCATTCTGACTACCTTTCCACAATATATACTGCAATCAAAAGTAACTCGTTCCTGTAACCCATTCATGTGCTTCATAAAACACGTTATGTGTGTCATTATGAAAATATATAGACTATAGCCTATGAAATTTAACAGCTAATTCGTCTGAAGTGGAACAggaaagagaattttttttttttacagatcatGCAATTATCTGTCATTTAAACGTACAATTTAGCAGGCTAAATGAAGCAGTTTAGTCCGTTCATTAAAGTTGTTAAACCATATAACTGTTATTGCTCTAACTCAGTAAACTTTATTTGGGTAGTAGCTACTTTTAGACAATTGAAATGAATTCGGATCACATAAAAATCCTAtgttagaaatatatatatatatatatatatatatatatatatatataacacatacgtttattatataaatataaatgatacattaaaaaaaactattagaTATAAAATCACAGGTAGTTAACTTGAGCAGTGCTGTTGTGCTGAGGGAGGAAACAGCTGTAGAGGCACGCGAGGCGGTTCGCAGCGGCACGCAGGAAACCAATGCCAGTCGGCTGCTTTATGCAAATCAGATTTGCTCACATGTGATTGGTTGGAGGAAAATCTACGCGACAACCATTACAACCGAGCAGGAGCCAAAGAGCTCGCGCGCGGAGGGGGAGGGGCGCCACAGCTGTCCGCGTGCCAGTGAGTCTGTGCGCCTGCTCGCTGCGCTTCTGAATCCTCTGAGCACGTGCCGCCTCTGAGTTTGCCGTTCGCGCGTTCAGGGAGTTTGCCAAACCCTGGTTTGCTTggactgcctttttttttagcCTGAGAGACTTTATTCAAACATGTTAATTTTGCACAAACGccatttcataaatgttaatgaGACAGTCAGAACTGGCTGTATTAGCTTATTTTCCCAATAATAACCCATAGTCAGTGTAAATTTTAAAATGGgtaatttgaaataaattaaataattaaataaacaagtaaatgtcaaataaattatttatttaaaattttatcattgggtgtttacatgtttatgtTGTTTGGATGCTTATCACTGGATGCTTTGGATGTTATGTCACATTATGCCTACTATTTGACCCATTAATACAACCAACTCTTACAAAGTCTACTGGGCTGTGAGGTCTCAATAATTTTTTAGTCTTAGGCGCCATCTGTCGACGACCCTCGGTAAACTTTCCTGAAATATTATCTGCCTCTTTCAACCACTAGGCGGCGCACTGAAGCGGTACATctgaaatttattattattattattattaataataataatactgttgttgttgtttttggtattataataatttaaaacaacatttagctgagaattataataaaataatcaaagaatTATTGACGTGAGAGCATACATTTCTGTTTGATAAACTCACATCTAGAAAAATAGGGCTTTTTTTATATGCTTGCTTGATCCTGCATAGGTATCAGACTAAAAAGTAGCATTTGCATGATCAAATAATTGGACTTAGAGTGAAATGAGAACAGAATTGTTAATATCAATAATCAAAGAATTATTGACTTGAGAGCATACATTTCTGTTTGATAAACTCACATCTAGAAAAATAGGGCTTTTTTTTATATGCTTGCTTGATCCTGCATAGGTGTCAGACTAAAAAGTAGCATTTGCATGATCAATTAATTGGACTTAGAGTGAAATGAGAACAGAATTGTTAATACACACTTTATCTATGTAGCCTATACGGGTGGATACaattaagtaaaataataagtaaaacAACTACACAGTATTTTTACTTGCTAAAATGTCATCTTCTGTACAAGTTCAATTAAAGTACTTTTAGTAACGGACATTAGCTACAATAAAGCATTTATGAAGAATGCTTGTCTTTACCTAAATGGGTGTCTGAACAGAAACGTCTCTGTGGTTGTTTACTAGATAAATAATACTCATACAAAATGAATAGaaagtttctctctctttttttagttATACTGTTATGAGTTTGAATCTCCAATGAGGCGATCTAGCTAAGTCTGAGATCTCCACTCTATTGTCTCTGTCAATGAAGAAAACCCTGAGGCAATGAGAGTTTATTAAGTCTATCTTGAGCCTGTTCTCTTGGAGCTTGCTGGCTGTTGTGTGGTGGCTCTTGTCCTGGCCTCCTGAGCCTTGCTGGGGCGTGCTGAAAACTTGTTTGCCTAGGATCCATGAGGTCTTAGAGACCAGCTGTGTGTACAGCCACTCATGTTTGCCCTGTTTGCACTGGGATTGAATGAAATGATGCAGCACTTCACCTCTGCATGCTGTGAAAGCTAGAATATTTGTAGAGatgtaaagcaaaaaaaacaaaaacaaaaacaaaaaaccttgaTGATCAGAATACAAAATATATCTTTGAATAAATTGAATATAGATGCTCAGTATTCTCACATagtaaatagataaaaatgaGTGAAATAGTGAGGAAGAAGGTTGTATCTGTAATGTAGTACTGAGTAATCAAAACGACAGACAAGGTGTTGGTTATTTTATTAAGATAAAAAGGGCtcagtgcactgtgtgtgtagtCTAACCTCGGTCCCCTCCGCAGATGTGTTGGATCAGAGCTTACTCAGAAGATCCTTTCCGACCAAAGCCACCTTATTTGTCCATATATAATGACTCACAGCTTCTGTCCAAATCCGTGCAGAATGCAGAAGGCAGTCAATTAGATCTGCATTAGCGGCTGTTGCTGTGCCAATCTTCTTACACGCCGTCCAATCACACAGCACCTAATTGTGTTTACTCGATGAATCCCTCGCACAATGCACTCACAATTCTAACTATAGATTCAGGTCTCTGGTTACTGTTGCCCCAAAATTCATGAAGGCCCGTAGCCAGGAttcaaaatgtgcaaaatgtaaCAACATAATTACCTAACAAATTATGGAAATATGGGAAAATGCAAACACAAGCAAACAAAAGCTGTGATGTTTATTCTAGTAAAAaaattgtggtgtttttttcatCATTGGTGTCCCACAGGAAATGGTGTAATATTTCCAGATTTTGATGTCTATTCCATTACACACAATCCATATGGTCATATGGTCAGATTCATTTAATATCTAATGCTGAGTTACaggtttatttttaagtattttgAAGGCTTAATTGCTGCATGGGAAAGAAACACTGGCAAACGATCTAAGAGTTTCCACTGGCATGGAAAGACACCTTAAAAATGTTGTTGCTAAGGATTTCTTTAACCCAAACCTTGTTGTATTAAAATACCCCATTACATCTACATGCCAGCTTTTCAATGCTTTATTTACCTTTCATCTTTGATTTATTACTTCCACTGTGGGGGGCTTCATAACAGAGGTGAGAGCCTgggttaattaattaaaatatggaTATACTGCTTAAGGAGTTCAGGGGGGCTACATTCAATCCTCAGGACTTCAAAGTTAAATGTTAACACTggcagtgtgtgagagtgtggcATTTCATGGACTTTTCAGTTCATTCTTCCTTAATCTTATTACTTCTCTATTGTTCTtatacctgcaaaaaaaaaacttggagtAATTGTGTTTGCTTCGCTTTTCAAATGGTTTGTTGTCATTTTGCCATCTGTGGACCAGCATGTCCTTTATAATATGATGTATTCACTTTGGTCCTCTCAATCTGGgcgagagagggagtgagagagtaatATAGAGAAAGCGCagatgagacagagagggggagagagagagagagagagcgcttccCCCACCCCTTACTTTTTGGTCCGATTCATggctttcttctctttttttaagtgGGCTGTTGATGAGGTTAGCCTAATCAGATTAAGTCAACTCACATTGGTTGCTGCAGTTTGTTTTCCTTTGAAAGCCCTGGTGAcatgtccaaatactttttctttatctttttttttttttttgtcgggGGAGGGGGGCACTCTTCATCATGCCCTTCCCCCCCAAAAATCTTTTGAGACGCCATTCCAAAGGACTCCTTTTTAAACCCTAGTTCCAGAATGATATAGGTTATTTGCAATGGGTCACTTCACTGCAATGCCACGCACGAATGCTTTAAAGCTGTGCACTGACACATCTGACCAATTCTTACTGGTGTCTGTGTAAAAGGGAAGAACGTGGCACATTagggaaaacacaaaacaccaaATTGAATTCGGAAAATCACTGGAACCCTTAATTTGATTCCTAGATAAGTGTTTGCAAGAGATTACTACAACACTAATGCAATGATAAAACAATGATCTGCCATCAGACGCTTCATGGTAGCTTGTAAGTCAGAACTATAACAATCACAAGGCcaaggatctttttttttttaattaggatGACTAAATGGGGCTTTCGcttactgttataataaattGATAGATTGCCAGGAATGGAAAAAGTAACAAGAAAATTAAACATGAGTGAAAATAtagataatgtttaaaaaatttcaaCAATTAAAAGTGAACGTATCCACTGATAtgacagtaaaaaaaagttgccacttttaaatgtactcaaggattaaaaagtaaaaagtaagtgtttttaaataatgaaattaagttAGTTATGTTTTTATGAGAAAAGTAACTTTTTAATTACTTATCTAAAATGgttagaataattttttttctttttttttattttatttttttttttttgccttaaagCATATAAACTGTTTTGGCTGAAAACATAATTTAGTCtctgtacatttatatagctGACTAACACTATGTAGTTTGCTAATTAAATAATCAGAaggaaaatatactgtaaataaccaGTGATTACCATTAGCTAGAATCTGACTCGCTGCATAGCCAATTAGGTTAGATACTGGAACTAGACTAACCTggtattagcaaagaaaacaggcttGCTTACTTAAATATAGCCAGTTAATGTTAGTCTTGTAGCATAACCATCTTCAAATGCACATGAATAGCTAAAACATAAGATGATGAATTTACATTACTTAATAGTCTTTACACTCTATATAGTCTTGATATTTCAATGTTAAACTGAGCCCTTTTCACTGATATATAGTGAACAGTCTTTGGCTTAATGTGAGAAGACGTGTAAAAACTTGAGTATAGTAAACAAGTACAGTTACTTAAGTATTTTGTACCCCTGTTGATTGCTAATGGTAGACTACAGAAtgttgaataaaacatgaaaagaataataataatacaataaataaataaataatatttgtatGGTTAATCAACTTCTCACTCCTTTCAAAGACTAAAGTAAAATAGAAGGGCTACAGAAAGATTGCAGCTCTCTGACCAAAAGAAATCAAATTTCAGATTGTGTTTAGTAATGACAAAGTCTAGGAACAACACAATCTTAGACAATCTTAGACAGtgtacaaatctacagtgtaCAAATCTAATTGGTTTTGAGGAAATTATGATACAACAGGAAAACGTTCAGTGGCTAAAAgtatcatttttatattatgtttaatgttgcttttaaaatatattggtaTACAGTTATTAAccatcttgtttttttaaatgatcatgatcattatcataatcattataattagTTTTAATCAGTAATTTGTTTCAAACTTATTCTGTAGGCTTTAATGCAAAACAACTCTGTGCAGAGAGATTTACTTTTCTCATAACATAGCACAGCCCAGGCATTAAATATTAACTTACACAACTTCAATAATGCATTAACAGAGATTAACTATGCTTTCTCAAACATTTGCACTAAACCCACTACCTCCCCAACCTTTAGTTTTATGCTCCTATGTCCATTCAGGCATGCAATATTAAAAGTAGCGAGATTAGGGACAGATCTAACACCTGTAAGTCCTCTGATGTTTTTACCAGCAGCTCTTGGTCATTTAATTCCCTGAACTAATAGCAGGGTTTCAGAGACAATAAGCACAATAAGTACAGAAGAGCTCTTTTCATGTGGTTTAAGAGGCTTCGATCTAGACAGGGCAGTGGCACGCTAGCTGAATGGGGGACTATAGAGATATTGTGAGTTAGCAGTAATTACACTACCATAAACCAGCAGTGACTTAGACATGATGTGTTCCAAGCAGCAGTGcactgcttcactttttccatatCAACACATAGAGAGAAATTCAGACTGACAGTTATTTACTTACTAGCCACTGGGGGATGAGATGGACCTACACAAACCCTGCAGCTCCAGTACAAGCTTGTGAAAAGCAAAAACGAACAAACcaataatcaatcaatcaaacaaacaaacaaacaaataaaaagcctCAAGAAAGCATCTAAAATGTCAACCAATTAAGTATggacaataaaaaaattgcTATCATAATGATGCAATGATGAAGAAGACAGCACCAATATTAtatgttgtttatattttggtcATCAACATATTTTCTACTCCAATTGTCCTCTGATTAACAtgggaaaaaaacatctgcAGAAAATTATTAAATCTAGAGTCTGCATCTGATGTCAAGGTTCATTTTGCctgaatgaatatatttttcatcATCAATAACAATAACTCAATATCTTTCAAAAGGAAAAGtaattatgtaaattagatTATGTAAATTGTTGCTTTCAGAGGTGCAGCATAAACGGCATCAAAAACAGTGTATGTTGAGTTGGAAAACAGAACATTGTGTAGTGGATTGTTATGGAAAAGAggtttcattaattcatttgtgGATAAGAAAAATCACTTTTACCAAATCAAACAAATCTGAATGGAAATTTGAAAAGCAAATCACAGACCCAGTTGTCACTACTAGCATTTTCAGTGCTATCATCAATccaaattattaatattagaaaCCATCCATTGTGAACTTAGCAAATcaaattataaaatgtataaggGAGTTTTTTATATTGTGTTGAAACA from Ictalurus furcatus strain D&B chromosome 15, Billie_1.0, whole genome shotgun sequence harbors:
- the her9 gene encoding hairy-related 9 isoform X1 gives rise to the protein MPADTMEKQTASPIAGAPASGTHTPDKPKNASEHRKSSKPIMEKRRRARINESLGQLKTLILDALKKDSSRHSKLEKADILEMTVKHLRNLQRVQMTAAMSTDTAVLSKYRAGFSECMNEVTRFLSTCEGVNTEVRSRLLNHLSVCLGQMMALNYPPTAPAQHPHLAQPLNVQVPSSAVSSKLSPSEVVPSKVFGGFQLVPATDGQFAFLIPNPAFASATTPVIPLYANAGVPVAVSASPVHASSAPPAVSPVQGMTSFAGVSQAASPVGVSAGPESTEPVWRPW
- the her9 gene encoding hairy-related 9 isoform X2; its protein translation is MPADTMEKQTASPIAGAPASGTHTPDKPKNASEHRKSSKPIMEKRRRARINESLGQLKTLILDALKKDSSRHSKLEKADILEMTVKHLRNLQRVQMTAMSTDTAVLSKYRAGFSECMNEVTRFLSTCEGVNTEVRSRLLNHLSVCLGQMMALNYPPTAPAQHPHLAQPLNVQVPSSAVSSKLSPSEVVPSKVFGGFQLVPATDGQFAFLIPNPAFASATTPVIPLYANAGVPVAVSASPVHASSAPPAVSPVQGMTSFAGVSQAASPVGVSAGPESTEPVWRPW